The genome window TCAATATGGTTCGCAATCTGTATGAAGAAGAACCGACGACCGTCTACGCAATCGGCGGCCACCACGAGGGCACCGGCCTGGACACCACCCCCACGGTCAGCGTTTCCCTTGGATTCGACAGCGGACGAACCGCCCAATTCACGGCGAGCTACTCGACATCCTCAGCCGAGGGCTTCACGCTGGCAGCCTCCAAGGGGACGGTGGTGTCCCCGTCGTCGTACATGTGGGGTGAAGGCTCTGACCTTCACGCGACTGTGTCGATTGCCGACGAAGAAGGCAGCGGTACCGACACCACCGAGGAATGGCACTACGACGCTAAGGATCAATTCGCTGGTGAGACGCGGTATTTCCTGACGTGCGTCAGCGAGAATAAGCAGCCTGAGCCCGACGGCGAGGAGGGTCTGCTCGATATCCGCGTCTGTGAAGCAGTGAAGGAATCGCTGGAAACCGGGCGTCCGGTCTCGCTGGAGCCTCGAACGCGGGAACGCCGAATTAGCGCTGATGAAGCACAAGAAATCCCCGCCCCGTCAAAGCCGGGCGAGGATGACATTGCTGTGAAAGCGACTGAGGAACTCTAGCTCGCCGGGGTCTACCTCACCGGGGCCAGTTCAAACTCACCGGGGATTTATTCTCGCGGCGCCCCTCACCGGCGGTTACCCCTCGTGACCGCGTAAGAGATCCTCAAAATCGCGGGAGTGGTAAACGTTGACGCCGTCCTTGCGCTCGGGGGCCGACTCCGTCAGGTCAGGGCCAAATCCTTCCACGGCTCCCGTCGTCGCCAAGAGATAACCAGCAAGCTCAGACGCTGCGCGATTGGCCCGGCGCGTGAGGTCAGTCTCTTGGCCGAAATCCTCGGTAGCTGCGAAGACACCCGTGGGCATGACGGTGGCGCGCAAGTATGTAAACAGCGGGCGCATCGCGTAGTCGAGCATAAGCGCATGCCGAGGAGTACCCGCTGTCGCCGCGATCAGCACCGGCATGCCGTTGAGAGCATTGGTATCCAGGGAATCCATGAACATCTTGAATAACCCGGTGTAGCTCGAGGTAAAGACCGGAGAGGCCGCGATGACACCGTCGGCAGCGGAGAGCGTTTTCTTCGCTTGTGTGAGTTTCTCACCGGCCATACCGGTCGTCATCACTGTGGCTAGTTCGTTAGCAAGGGGCCGCAGGTTAATGATCTCAATCTCGACCGCATCGCCACGCTTGGACACCTGAGACTCTAATGCGCCAGTAATGGAATCAATGAGCATCTTGGTGTTCGAGGGCGTTCCCACCCCTGCGTTAATAACCGCGACTTTCTTCATTATCCGTTACGCCTTTCTGGTTCGCCGATGTATTAATAGCTAGCTAAGAATGCACGGTAGCTTAACTATTTTCTTCACGTGCCTTAACCGGCTGAACTAGATGGAACGGGGAATCCGGGCCTTCAGCAACCAGCGATGCGTGCGTCGGCGGATCTGACGGGACGTGCGCCGGACGTCGTGCCTCAAACTCGCGACGCAACACCGGAACAACTTCCTTACCCAGGATTTCGATCTGCTCCAGCACGTTCTCCAGCGGAACACCAGCGTGGTCCACCAGGAATAGCTGACGCTGATAGTCCCCGACCGCATCGGCGTACCCGAGGTATTTCTCGATCACCTGCTCCGGTGTGCCCACCATCAACGGTGTCATGGCTTCGAACTCTTCGAGCGACGGACCATGTCCGTAGACCGGGGCGTTATCAAAGTAGGGGCGGAAGAACTTCTTTGCTTCTGCTTCGGTATCCGCCATAAAGACGTGACCACCAAGGCCGACGATTGCCTGGTCTGCAGATCCGTGCCCGTAGTGCTCATAGCGCTCGCGGTAGAGCTTCACCATCTGCTGGGTGTGCTCGATATTCCAGAAAATGTTGTTGTGGAAGAAACCATCGCCATAATACGCAGCCTGCTCGGCGATTTCCGGCGACCGGATGGAACCGTGCCACACAAATGGTGGCGTATCGTCCAACGGCCGCGGGGTGCTCGTGAAGCTTTGGAGCGAGGTGCGGAACTCGCCCTTCCAGTTCACCACCTCTTCACGCCATAGCCGACGCAGCAGGTGATAGTTTTC of Corynebacterium kroppenstedtii DSM 44385 contains these proteins:
- a CDS encoding CE1759 family FMN reductase, which codes for MKKVAVINAGVGTPSNTKMLIDSITGALESQVSKRGDAVEIEIINLRPLANELATVMTTGMAGEKLTQAKKTLSAADGVIAASPVFTSSYTGLFKMFMDSLDTNALNGMPVLIAATAGTPRHALMLDYAMRPLFTYLRATVMPTGVFAATEDFGQETDLTRRANRAASELAGYLLATTGAVEGFGPDLTESAPERKDGVNVYHSRDFEDLLRGHEG
- a CDS encoding LLM class flavin-dependent oxidoreductase — protein: MQFGLFTVSDITTDPTTGKAPTEHERILAWDAMAKKAEEVGLDVFAIGEHHNPPFFSSSPTTALAHLAAKYPKLLYSTSTTLITTNDPVKIAEDYAMLQHLTDGNIDLMMGRGNTGAVYPWFGKDIRKGIPLAIENYHLLRRLWREEVVNWKGEFRTSLQSFTSTPRPLDDTPPFVWHGSIRSPEIAEQAAYYGDGFFHNNIFWNIEHTQQMVKLYRERYEHYGHGSADQAIVGLGGHVFMADTEAEAKKFFRPYFDNAPVYGHGPSLEEFEAMTPLMVGTPEQVIEKYLGYADAVGDYQRQLFLVDHAGVPLENVLEQIEILGKEVVPVLRREFEARRPAHVPSDPPTHASLVAEGPDSPFHLVQPVKAREENS